The DNA sequence TCGGGATGGGTCCGGGCGTTTCCCTGCCGCTATGGCCGCCGTAACTCTATTCACTTTGTGTGAGTGTGTTTTGGTGGTGGGGTGCAGTCTTGTTGTTTGACTGGTGTGGTGTGGTTGCGAGGAAGGTTTCCAACATTTTGTGGTGTTGTTGGTTGTTGTAAGTTTTCGGCCGGTTAGTGCCAGTTCCCTGCACGCATTACTGCGCTTTCAGGTCTGGTCTATCGATCCCGTGGTCTGCGGGGGGCCTTATCCCACTAAATGGGTGAGAAGCCTGGTCTTGGAGAAGGTTTCCCGCTTAGATGCTTTCAGCGGTTATCCTGTCCGAACGTGGCTATCCAGCGGTGCCCCTGGTGGGACAACTGGTGGACCAGAGGTTCGTCCGTCCCGGTCCTCTCGTACTAGGGACAGCTTTCCTCAAGCTTCTGACGCGCGCGGCGGATAGAGACCGAACTGTCTCACGACGTTCTAAACCCAGCTCGCGTGCCGCTTTAATGGGCGAACAGCCCAACCCTTGGGACCTGCTCCAGCCCCAGGATGCGACGAGCCGACATCGAGGTGCCAAACCATCCCGTCGATATGGACTCTTGGGAAGATCAGCCTGTTATCCCCGGGGTACCTTTTATCCGTTGAGCGACACCCCTTCCACTCGGGGGTGCCGGATCACTAGTCCCGACTTTCGTCCCTGCTTGACATGTCCGTCTCGCAGTCAAGCTCCCTTGTGCACTTGCACTCAACACCTGATTGCCGTCCAGGTTGAGGGAACCTTTGGGCGCCTCCGTTACATTTTAGGAGGCAACCGCCCCAGTTAAACTACCCACCAGGCACTGTCCCTGAACCGGATATACGGTTCGAAGTTAGAAGTCCAATACGATCAGAGTGGTATTTCAACAACGACTCCACCCACACTGGCGTGTGAGTTTCACAGTCTCCCACCTATCCTACACAAACCGTATCGAACGCCAATACCAAGCTATAGTGAAGGTCCCGGGTCTTTTCGTCCTGCCGCGCGTAACGAGCATCTTTACTCGTAGTGCAATTTCGCCGAGTCTATGGTTGAGACAGTTGAGAAGTCGTTACGCCATTCGTGCAGGTCGGAACTTACCCGACAAGGAATTTCGCTACCTTAGGATGGTTATAGTTACCACCGCCGTTTACTGGGGCTTAAATTCTCCGCTTCACCCAAGGGTTAACGGGTCCTCTTAACCTTCCAGCACCGGGCAGGCGTCAGTCCGTATACATCGTCTTGCGACTTCGCACGGACCTGTGTTTTTAGTAAACAGTCGCTTCTCACTGGTTTGTGCCACCCCCCACCGCTGCCGGCCGCGAGGGCCATGACAGTAGGAGGTCCCCCTTCTCCCGAAGTTACGGGGGTATTTTGCCGAGTTCCTTAACCATAGTTCACTCGTACGCCTCGGTATTCTCTACCTGACCACCTGTGTCGGTTTGGGGTACGGGCCGTGTGTGTGCTCGCTAGAGGCTTTTCTCGGCAGCTGAGGATCACCGAATTCGCCTCACTCGGCTATGCATCACCTCTCAGGATATGTGCCAGACGGATTTGCCTATCTGACTCCCTACAGGTTTGCCCCAGTATTACCACTGACTGGTACGGCTACCTTCCTGCGTCACCCCATCGCTTGACTACTACCAAAGAAGGTCCCGCGCAGCCGGCGACTTTCCACTCCCGAAGGAGTGGATAGGCCACCATTTGGGCGGTTAGTACCTCTGATTCATCATTGGGCGCTCACACACGGGTACGGGAATATCAACCCGTTGTCCATCGACTACGCCTGTCGGCCTCGCCTTAGGTCCCGACTCACCCTGGGCGGACTGGCCTGGCCCAGGAACCCTTGGTCTTTCGGCGGGCAAGGTTCTCACTTGCCTTATCGCTACTCATGCCTGCATTCTCACTCCCACACCCTCCACAGCTCCATTACCAGGCTGCTTCACTGGGTGCAGGACGCTCCCCTACCCAACGTATGAATACGTTGCCGCGGCTTCGGCGGTGTGCTTGAGCCCCGCTACATTATCGGCGCACAATCACTTGACCAGTGAGCTATTACGCACTCTTTCAAGGGTGGCTGCTTCTAAGCCAACCTCCTGGTTGTCTCTGCGACTGCACATCCTTTTCCACTTAGCACACGCTTAGGGGCCTTAGCCGGCGATCTGGGCTGTTTCCCTCTCGACGCACGGAGCTTATCCCCCGCCGTCTCACTGCCGCGTTCTTGGACTTACCGGCATTCGGAGTTTGGCTGACGTCAGTAACCCTGTGGGGCCCATCGGCCATCCAGTAGCTCTACCTCCGGTAAGAAACACGCGACGCTGCACCTAAATGCATTTCGGGGAGAACCAGCTATCACGGAGTTTGATTGGCCTTTCACCCCTACCCACAACTCATCCCCTCAGTCTTCAACCTAAGTGGGTTCGGGCCTCCACGCGGTCTTACCCGCGCTTCACCCTGGCCATGGGTAGATCACTCCGCTTCGGGTCCAGAACACACCACTACACCACACACTGTTGTGTGGATACGCCCTATTCAGACTCGCTTTCGCTACGGCTACCCCACCCGGGTTAACCTCGCGACATGTCCCTGACTCGCAGGCTCATTCTTCAAAAGGCACGCCATCACCCCACCACGAAGGAGGGCTCTGACGGATTGTAGGCACACGGTTTCAGGTACTATTTCACTCCCCTCCCGGGGTACTTTTCACCATTCCCTCACGGTACTAATCCGCTATCGGTCACTGGGAAGTATTCAGGCTTACCGGGTGGTCCCGGCAGATTCACAGCAGATTTCACGGGCCCGCTGCTACTCGGGAAACATTCCACAGAAGCCGTCATGTTTTCGGTTACGGGGCTCTCACCCACTACGGCAGACCATCCCAGGTCACTTCACCTAACACAACGGTTTATCACTCCTGCCCCGGCCGGCAGACCGAAGACGAAACGTCCCACAACACCGCACACACAACCCCTGCCGGGTATCACATGCATACGGTTTAGCCATCCTCCGCTTTCGCTCGCCACTACTCACGGAATCACAATTGTTTTCTCTTCCTACGGGTACTGAGATGTTTCACTTCCCCGCGTTCCCCCCCGCACCCTATGTATTCAGATGCGGGTGACACGACATCACTCGTGCCGGGTTTCCCCATTCGGACATCCTCGGATCAACGCTCGGTTGACAGCTCCCCGAGGCATTTCGCAGCCTCCCACGTCCTTCATCGGCTCCCAGTGCCAAGGCATCCACCATGCGCCCTTAAACACTTACAAACACAAAACCAAAAAATGAGATTAGGAAAAATTGCACATCAACACACAACAGCCACACCAACCCGAAGACCGGTGCAAACCCCTGCGTGCTAGATGCTCGCAACCACTATCCACAAATCAAACACCACACCCCACCACCAAAGATGGAGCAACAACAATCCGACCACCCTCAACAGGACAGCCACCCCGCAACCGGGGCACAGGCTTGTTGTCTCAAAGCCCAACAGTGTGTTTGGCAGCACCCAGCGACACCCCCACAAAAGGGGCACCCCGTCCTGAGTTTCTTTGCTTGTCGTGCACCAGACCCCCACCCACTACAGGTGAAAAAGGGCCATCCAACGAATCGATCAGAACACCGAACCCCCACACGATGTGGGCGGGCCTGATTCTCGTGGTGCTCCTTAGAAAGGAGGTGATCCAGCCGCACCTTCCGGTACGGCTACCTTGTTACGACTTCGTCCCAATCGCCGATCCCACCTTCGACGGCTCCCTCCCTTACGGGTTAGGCCACCGGCTTCGGGTGTTACCGACTTTCATGACGTGACGGGCGGTGTGTACAAGGCCCGGGAACGTATTCACCGCAGCGTTGCTGATCTGCGATTACTAGCGACTCCGACTTCACGGGGTCGAGTTGCAGACCCGATCCGAACTGAGACCGGCTTTGAAAGGATTCGCTCCACCTCACGGCATCGCAGCCCTTTGTACCGGCCATTGTAGCATGTGTGAAGCCCTGGACATAAGGGGCATGATGACTTGACGTCATCCCCACCTTCCTCCGAGTTGACCCCGGCAGTCTCTCACGAGTCCCCACCATAACGTGCTGGCAACATGAGACAAGGGTTGCGCTCGTTGCGGGACTTAACCCAACATCTCACGACACGAGCTGACGACAGCCATGCACCACCTGCACACAGGCCACAAGGGAACCGACATCTCTGCCGGCGTCCTGTGCATGTCAAACCCAGGTAAGGTTCTTCGCGTTGCATCGAATTAATCCACATGCTCCGCCGCTTGTGCGGGCCCCCGTCAATTCCTTTGAGTTTTAGCCTTGCGGCCGTACTCCCCAGGCGGGGTACTTAATGCGTTAGCTACGGCACGGATCCCAAGGAAGGAAACCCACACCTAGTACCCACCGTTTACGGCGTGGACTACCAGGGTATCTAATCCTGTTCGCTCCCCACGCTTTCGCTCCTCAGCGTCAGTTACTGCCCAGAGACCCGCCTTCGCCACCGGTGTTCCTCCTGATATCTGCGCATTCCACCGCTACACCAGGAATTCCAGTCTCCCCTGCAGTACTCCAGTCTGCCCGTATCGCCCGCACGCCCACAGTTAAGCTGTGAGTTTTCACGAACAACGCGACAAACCACCTACGAGCTCTTTACGCCCAGTAATTCCGGACAACGCTCGGACCCTACGTATTACCGCGGCTGCTGGCACGTAGTTGGCCGGTCCTTCTTCTACAGGTACCGTCACTTGCGCTTCGTCCCTGCTGAAAGGGTTTACAACCCGAAGGCCGTCATCCCTCACGCGGCGTCGCTGCATCAGGCTTGCGCCCATTGTGCAATATTCCCCACTGCTGCCTCCCGTAGGAGTCTGGGCCGTATCTCAGTCCCAGTGTGGCCGGTCACCCTCTCAGGCCGGCTACCCGTCGTCGCCTTGGTAGGCCATCACCCCACCAACAAGCTGATAGGCCGCGGGCCCATCCCACACCGCAAAAGCTTTCCCCCACCAGGCCATGCGACCAGCAGGGTATATTCGGTATTAGACCCAGTTTCCCAGGCTTATCCCAAAGTGCAGGGCAGATCACCCACGTGTTACTCACCCGTTCGCCACTCGTGTACCCCGAAGGGCCTTACCGTTCGACTTGCATGTGTTAAGCACGCCGCCAGCGTTCGTCCTGAGCCAGGATCAAACTCTCCAAACAAAAACCCCACACAAAAGCATGGCGAATTCACAATCAGAGAAAATCTGACCTAACAAAAAGACACCAAAACTGGCATCAAAAAAGCCACACCCCAACACGGGGGTATCAGAATGCGGCAAAAAACAACAAACAAAAACCACCAAACACACTATTGAGTTCTCAAACAACACACCCGGCAGGCTTTCGCCGTTTAGGCAACCCTGCCAGCTTACTGCACCGAACTTCTGGTGTCAACCCCCAACTTCCGGCCCGTTTCCGGTTCGTCAGTTTCTGGCTGGTTGACGCCTGTCAGCAGGCAACCCCGCTAACTTACTGTGAGGATCTCTCCGAGTCAAATCGCTGCTAGCGTTCCCGGATCGAGAGCGCGAGCAACCACTCGAACAACGTCAAGAGATTCTCGAATTTGGCTCTCCGCTCCCGTCCCATCGCTGGGTCCGGTGCGGCTGGCCGGACGCCTACATTACACGCGTTCGATCTCTCCGCCAAGTCGCACCAGGTTCTCGACGAACAGCGGGTAGCCGCGGTCGATGTGAAACACGTCGTGAACTTCGGTTTCTCCGTCGGCGACCAGGCCCGCGAGCACCAGGCCGGCACCGGCGCGAATGTCCGAACACCACACCGGCGCACTGGACAACTGCGGCAGACCGCGCACCACGGCGTGATGTCCATCAGTCCGTGCATCGGCGCCGAGGCGGATCATCTCCTCCACGAATCGGAACCGCGCCTCGAACACGTTCTCGGTGATCATCGACGTGCCCTCGGCGACCGCCGCCAGGGCGATCGCCATCGGCTGCAGATCCGTCGGGAATCCGGGGAACGGCAGCGTCGCCACATTGCACGCCTTCGGCCGCTCGTACTGGACGATCCGGAAACCGTCGTCGCTCTGCGTCACGGTGGCGCCGGCGTCATGCAGTTTGTGCAACACCAGTTGCAGGTGGGCCGGGTCCACACCGGTGACCGAGATGTCGCCGCGCGTCATCGCCGCCGCGATCCCCCACGTCGCCGCCACGATCCGGTCACCGATCACCCGGTGCTCGGTCGGATGCAGCTTCGGGACTCCGGTGATGGTCAATGTCGATGTACCGGCGCCCTCGATCTGGGCGCCCATCTGGTTGAGCATCTCGCACAGGTCGACGACATCAGGTTCCCGGGCGGCGTTGTGAATCGTGGTGACACCCTCGGCGACCACGGCTGCCATCAGGATGTTCTCGGTAGCACCGACCGACGGGAACTCCAGCTGAATCTCGGCACCCCGCAAGTGATCGGCCGAGGCCACCACGCAGCCGTGCTCGATGTTGCACTCCGCCCCGAGCTGGCGCAGCCCTGACTGGTGCATATCGAGCGGGCGCGAGCCGATCGCGTCACCACCGGGTAGCGCAACACGGGCCCGCTTACACCGACCGACCAACGGGCCGAGCACACACACCGATGCGCGGAACTGGCGGACCGCCGCGAAATCGGCTTCGTACTTCGGTTCGTCGGGCGACGTGATCCGCACAACCGAGCCATCGAGCTCCACGTTGGCGCCCAGACCCCGCAGCACCTCAGCCATCAAGGGTACGTCGAGGATGTCCGGGCAGTTGGTGATCGTCGTGGTGCCCTCGGCCAGCAGGCTGGCCGCCATCAGCTTCAGGACGCTGTTCTTGGCGCCGCCCACCGCGACCTCACCAGACAGCCGGTTGCCGCCGGTCACCACAAAACGCTCGCCCACGGTCGTTGAGTTTAGTGGAGCCAGCACCGACGGCCGTGGCAGTCGCCGGTACGGTTTAGCCATGGGAGTCCACCTGACCCGCATCTATACCCGGACCGGCGACGACGGGACTTCGGGTCTGAGTGATTTCTCACGGGTCGAGAAGAGCGATCCGCGCCTCATCGCCTATGCCGACTGTGACGAGGCCAACGCCGCACTCGGCGTAGCGGTGGCGGTGGGCCAGCCGGAAGAGTCGCTGCGCACGGTGCTGGTCCAGATTCAGAACGACCTGTTCGACGCGGGTGCCGACCTGTCGACGCCGGTGGTCGAGAACCCGGAATATCCCCCGCTGCGGATCACCGGGCCCTACATCGAACGGCTCGAAGCGTGGTGTGACCATTACAACGACGGCCTGCCCGCGCTGAACTCGTTCATTCTTCCCGGCGGAACGGCGCTCTCGGCGCTGCTGCACGTCGCGCGAACGGTGACCCGGCGCGCCGAGCGATCGGCGTGGATTGCGGTCAAGGCCTATCCCGAGACCGTCAGCCCGCTGCCGGCCAGGTACCTGAACCGGCTCTCGGACCTGTTGTTCATCCTGTCTCGGGTGGCCAACCCGGACGGCGATGTGATGTGGAAGCCGGGCGGAGCCGAGGCCGACCGGCCGACCACGACCTAGCGGTCGGACGTGCGTCGCCGCGACCGCGGTGAAGGCCGCGACTCGACCCAGGACAGAAACGCGGTGAGCGCACCACGGTCCAAGGCGATCTCATAGCCGCGGCGCCGCTCGGTGGTGGTGTCGTTGAGTTCGAGTACGACGATCTCGTCGGTCATGATGTCGAACTCGTCGCCCCGGGGTGCGCGCCGGGAGACGATGTCCAGCCCGCGCCGGCCGAGCCGACGATCCGGCCACCAGCGCAGGCTCGACAACCGATAGAACCTGGCCTCGTCACCGGCGTACCGCACCACGCCGTGGCGCCAGCCGTGACCGCCGACCGCGGGGATATCCCGCAGGATCGCGGCCGTCCCACCCTGGCGGAGCTTCCACAACCGGTAGCTCAGCGCCACGACGACGAGTGCCAGCACACTGATGAGCGCGCCCATGACCATCGTCGTCGCGCTCATCGGCCGCTGTCCCCGGGCTAGTCGAGCTGGCCGACGGCCCGCAGGCGGGCCCGGCCCCGAGCTGCGATCTCTGGATCGTCGCTGGCGGCATCGGACTTCGCCGCGTCCGCGTCGATCTCGGATTCGAACTCTGCAGACTCGGCGAGGATAGTCACACCCTCCTCGGTCACCGACAGGTAGCCACCGTCGACGGCGATCCGCAGATCGTCCTCACCCTCTCGCTCGACCCGCACCATCGCATCGTCGACCAGCTGGGCGACCAGCGGGATGTGCCGGGGCAGGATGCCGATCTCGCCGGATGTGGTGCGGGTGAAGACGAACTTCGCCTTGCCCGACCAGATCTTGCGCTCGACGGCGACGATGTCGACGTCCAATTCGGCCATCTCACATCACCTTTCGCGTTGTGAAACTCACAGCTTGGTGCCGAGGCTTTCGGCCTTCTTCGCCAGGTCGTCGAGGCCGCCGATGAGGAAGAACGCCTGCTCGGGCAGGTGGTCGAACTCGCCCTTGGCCAGCTTGTCGAAGGCCTCGATGGTCTCCTTGAGCGGAACCGTCGAACCGGGCTGACCGGTGAACTGCTCGGCCGCCATCATGTTCTGGCTGAGGAAGCGCTCGATCTTGCGGGCGCGGTAAACCAGCACCTTGTCCTCTTCGGACAGCTCGTCGATACCGAGGATCGCGATGATGTCCTGGAGGTCCTTGTAGCGCTGCAGGATTCGGATGACTTCCTGGGCAACCCGGTAGTGCTCGTCGCCGACGACGCTGGGGTGCAGGATCGTCGAGCTGGAGGCCAGCGGATCCACCGCGGGGAAGATGCCCTTGGAGAACACCGCACGCGAGAGCTCAGTGGTCGCGTCGAGGTGGGCGAACGTGGTGGCCGGTGCCGGGTCGGTGTAGTCGTCGGCGGGCACGTACACGGCCTGCATCGAGGTGATCGAACGGCCACGCGTCGAGGTGATGCGCTCCTGGAGCTCACCCATCTCGTCGGCCAGGGTCGGCTGGTAGCCCACGGCGGAAGGCATGCGGCCCAGCAGGGTCGAGACCTCCGAGCCGGCCTGGGTGAACCGGAAGATGTTGTCGATGAACAGCAGCACGTCCTGGCCCTGCTCGTCGCGGAAGTACTCGGCCATGGTCAGCGCCGACAGGGCCACGCGCATACGGGTGCCCGGCGGCTCGTCCATCTGACCGAACACCAGCGCGGTGTCCTTGAGCACGTTGGCGTCGGCGAGCTCGACCCACAGGTCGTTACCCTCGCGGGTGCGCTCCCCCACGCCGGCGAACACCGAGGTACCACCGAAGTTGCGGGCGATGCGGTTGATCATCTCCTGGATGAGCACCGTCTTGCCCACGCCGGCACCGCCGAACAGGGCGATCTTGCCACCGCGCACGTACGGCGTGAGCAGGTCGACGACCTTCAGACCGGTCTCGAGCATCTCGGTGCGGGGCTCGAGGTCGGCGAAGGCCGGCGGCTTGCGGTGGATCGACCAGTGCTCGAAGTCCTTGCCGTAGCCGGGCTCGTCGAGGCAGTCACCGAGGGCGTTGAACACGTGTCCCTTGACGCCGTCGCCGACGGGAACCGAGATGGATGCACCGGTGTCGGTGACCTCGACGCCGCGGACCAGGCCGTCGGTGGGCTGCATCGAAATGGTGCGCACCAGGCTGTCGCCGAGGTGCTGGGCAACCTCGAGCGTCAGGGTCTTCGACAGTGCGCCGTAGGAGATCTCGGCATGCAGCGCGTTGAACAGTTCGGGCACCGAACCACGGGGGAACTCGACGTCCACCACCGGGCCGGTGATGCGGACAACGCGACCTGCGGTCTTGGTGTCTACAGCAGCAGTCATATCTCTCTTCGCTTTCCTATGAGGCCTATCGGGCGTCGGCCAGCGCGTTGGCGCCACCGACGATCTCGCTGATTTCCTGGGTGATCTGCGCCTGCCGCTCGCGGTTCGCCGCCAGCGTGAGGGCCTTGATCAGTTCGTCGGCGTTGTCGGTGGCCGACTTCATGGCACGCCGGCGCGACGCCGACTCCGATGCCGCCGCCTCCAGCAGCGCCGCGTACACGC is a window from the Mycolicibacterium anyangense genome containing:
- a CDS encoding DUF2550 domain-containing protein; the protein is MSATTMVMGALISVLALVVVALSYRLWKLRQGGTAAILRDIPAVGGHGWRHGVVRYAGDEARFYRLSSLRWWPDRRLGRRGLDIVSRRAPRGDEFDIMTDEIVVLELNDTTTERRRGYEIALDRGALTAFLSWVESRPSPRSRRRTSDR
- a CDS encoding cob(I)yrinic acid a,c-diamide adenosyltransferase, coding for MGVHLTRIYTRTGDDGTSGLSDFSRVEKSDPRLIAYADCDEANAALGVAVAVGQPEESLRTVLVQIQNDLFDAGADLSTPVVENPEYPPLRITGPYIERLEAWCDHYNDGLPALNSFILPGGTALSALLHVARTVTRRAERSAWIAVKAYPETVSPLPARYLNRLSDLLFILSRVANPDGDVMWKPGGAEADRPTTT
- the atpD gene encoding F0F1 ATP synthase subunit beta is translated as MTAAVDTKTAGRVVRITGPVVDVEFPRGSVPELFNALHAEISYGALSKTLTLEVAQHLGDSLVRTISMQPTDGLVRGVEVTDTGASISVPVGDGVKGHVFNALGDCLDEPGYGKDFEHWSIHRKPPAFADLEPRTEMLETGLKVVDLLTPYVRGGKIALFGGAGVGKTVLIQEMINRIARNFGGTSVFAGVGERTREGNDLWVELADANVLKDTALVFGQMDEPPGTRMRVALSALTMAEYFRDEQGQDVLLFIDNIFRFTQAGSEVSTLLGRMPSAVGYQPTLADEMGELQERITSTRGRSITSMQAVYVPADDYTDPAPATTFAHLDATTELSRAVFSKGIFPAVDPLASSSTILHPSVVGDEHYRVAQEVIRILQRYKDLQDIIAILGIDELSEEDKVLVYRARKIERFLSQNMMAAEQFTGQPGSTVPLKETIEAFDKLAKGEFDHLPEQAFFLIGGLDDLAKKAESLGTKL
- the murA gene encoding UDP-N-acetylglucosamine 1-carboxyvinyltransferase, which encodes MGERFVVTGGNRLSGEVAVGGAKNSVLKLMAASLLAEGTTTITNCPDILDVPLMAEVLRGLGANVELDGSVVRITSPDEPKYEADFAAVRQFRASVCVLGPLVGRCKRARVALPGGDAIGSRPLDMHQSGLRQLGAECNIEHGCVVASADHLRGAEIQLEFPSVGATENILMAAVVAEGVTTIHNAAREPDVVDLCEMLNQMGAQIEGAGTSTLTITGVPKLHPTEHRVIGDRIVAATWGIAAAMTRGDISVTGVDPAHLQLVLHKLHDAGATVTQSDDGFRIVQYERPKACNVATLPFPGFPTDLQPMAIALAAVAEGTSMITENVFEARFRFVEEMIRLGADARTDGHHAVVRGLPQLSSAPVWCSDIRAGAGLVLAGLVADGETEVHDVFHIDRGYPLFVENLVRLGGEIERV
- a CDS encoding F0F1 ATP synthase subunit epsilon, translated to MAELDVDIVAVERKIWSGKAKFVFTRTTSGEIGILPRHIPLVAQLVDDAMVRVEREGEDDLRIAVDGGYLSVTEEGVTILAESAEFESEIDADAAKSDAASDDPEIAARGRARLRAVGQLD